A window of Micromonospora sp. WMMC415 genomic DNA:
CAGCGCGCCGAGCACCCACCCGGCCCGGGCGGCGACGACCGACGCCTTCGTCCGGTCGCCGGTGGCCTTCCAGACCGCCGCGCGCAGCAGCCGCCCACCGTCGAGCGGCGCGGCGGGCAGGACGTTGAAGACGGCCAGCAGCACGTTGATGCCGGCCAGCCAGGCGAGAGCACCGAGCAGCAGCCCCTCGGAACCGGCCAGGGCCAGCGCCACCGCGATGGCACCGAAGAACATGCCGATGAGCAGGCTCACCAGCGGGCCCACCCCGGCGATGCGCAGCTCCGCGCCCGGGTTGGGCGCCTCGCCCTTCAGCTCGGCCACGCCGCCGAAGAGCCACAGCGTGATGCCGCCGACCTGGAGCCCGTTGCGCTTGGCCACGATCGCGTGGGAGATCTCGTGGGCGAGCAGGCCGAGGAAGAAGACCACCGCGGCCGCGAGGCCCGCGGCGGCGTACGCGATCCACGGCCGGTCGGGGTAGGCGCGCGGGAACTGGTTGGCCGACAGCCCCCAGGCGATGAGCAGGAAGATGACCAGGACGCTCCAGTTGACGCCGACAGGTACGCCCGCGATCCGGCCAAGCCGGAAACTCGCCCTCATGTTCCGGTCATACCCCCGAAGGCCGCGCCCATGCCAGGGCCGAAGGTCTCAGGATCACACTCGCTGACCGTTTCGCCGTGTCGCGCGAACATGGCGACCAGTCGTCTCGGCCGCGCTGGACGACCTCGACGAGCGAGGGCAGATCGGCTGATCAGTCTGCGGTGCCGGCAGGCACGACCCAGACGGTGGGCTGACCAGTGATCGCAGTGATCATGTCGTAGTCACCGTCGTAGTGCAGCACCGTCGCCCCGTGCCGCTCTGCGGTTGCGGCTATCACCAGATCAGCCATGGAGAGGGCGCGATGGTTGCCCTTGTGCAGCGCCTGGAGTTGAACGTCTATTGCACGATCCCAGACCTCGTCTGGCATCGGGAGCCAGTGGAAGCCACCGAGCAGCCAGCGGGCACGCTGGGCGTCCTTGGCCGTCCGGGCGCTCTGGATCACCTCGATCTCGACCGCGCCACACACCGCCAACAGACCGCGTTCGGACAATTCGTCGAGGACGGGCGCGACGGCGGACTTGGGCCAGCGGGCTAGAGCCGACTTGTCGAGCAGGTAGAGTTCTCGACTCACGCCGCATTCGGCTTCACGTCGGTGGGCCCGGTCAGACCCGGCAGGCCGCCGCTCTTGAGCCAGTCGGCAAATTCGCGCCGCTTCTCCCGGTCGACGGCAGCCTTCAGAGCTGCGTTCACGGTCGCCTTCTTGGTGGTGGTGCCGAAGATCTTCGCAGCCTCGGCGAGCAGTTCGTCATCGACGTCGAGGATGGTCCTGGACATGGTTGGCTCCTCTCAGTCTCGCGGGATACCGCCCAGATGATATCAAGCGCCGCTGATCTTGATATATGACTGAGGGTGGCGCCGGCGGCTGCTGTGGCGGAGATCCGGCAGGTGCTCGACGCCGACGACCGCATCCCCTTCCCGGGCTGGCGTGGGGACCATTTCTCCTACGACTTCTGGCAGGACGCGACGCACCCGCGAGGAATGTGGCGACGGACGACGCTCGACCAGTACCGCCGACGGAAGCCGGTATGGGATGTCCTGCTCGACGTCGACGCGCTGGCCAACGACGAGGGCGAGAACTGGGTCTGGAGCGGGGTGACGGTGCTGCGTGCGGGCAGTCGGCGTTGCCTGGTCAGCCTGTCGCGAGGCGGTGCGGACGCCGTCGTGGTGCGTGAGTACGACCTGGATCGCCGGGCCTTCGTCGAGGGTGGTTTCACGATCGCCGAGGCCAAGACCACGGTCTGCTGGATCGACGTGGACCATATCTACGTCGGCACCGACTTCGGGGCGGGATCGCTCAGCACTGCCGGATACCCCCGCATCGTCAAGCGGTGGCGACGGGGTACGCCGCTGTCCGAGGCCGAGACTGTCTATGAGGCGTCCGCCACGGACGTCGCCGCCTGGGCCTCGCACGACCCGACACCGGGATTCGAGCGCGACTTCGTTTGCCAAGCCGTGGGCGCGAAGGTCAGAACTGGTCCGCTCGGGTCCTTGCTGTCGCGTAGCCCCGACCTTGCCCGCCAGGTCGTCCGGCCGACCTGTATCCGGCGGCCACCGCGCTGGGCGAGCCGGTTCGCTTCGTCGTGACCTGATCGTCACGCGGTCGGGGGTGGCTCCGGCAGTTCGTCGACGACCAGGACCTCGGTGCCGGGGCGTACCTCGGACAGCAGGTGCCGCTGCCCGCTCTTGGTCAGCCGGATGCAGCCGTTGGTGGTGTTCCGGCCCAGCTCGCCGTCGTGGTACCAGCTGTGCAGCCCGATGTGCGCGCCGCGCAGGCCGGCCGGGACCGAGTCGGGGTCGTCGGGGATCGCACCGAGCGCGAAGATGTCCACTCCGCCGTACACGGATTCGGGCGGCTCGGTGCGGCCGAGGACGAAGGTCCGCCCCAGCGGCGTCTCCTGACCGCTCTGCCCGAGGCTGACCTGCCAGGACCGGACGGCCCGGCCGCTCCGGTACCACGTCAGCCGGTGGTGCCGGCGCTCCACGACGATCTGGTCGGGCAGGGGCACGGTGGTGAAGCCGCCCGGCGGCAGCCAGGCCAGGGTGCGGTTGGCGGAGGGGAGCAGCACAGCCGTCCACCCGCTGCGGCGCTCGACGACGGGCATGGTCAGCTCGACGTCGTTGATGGTGGGGGCGAGGAAGGCGACGGGCTTCCCGCCGGGCGCGGTGTAGGCGGCGATCCGCCGGGTCGGGTGCACGCCCTCGGTCAGGGGCGCGGGGTCCAGCGGCTCCGGGTCGGCCGGGAAGCCGCGGGGCGCCGGGTCGTAGTCGACGACCGGCAGGTCGTCCGGCGCGGGCGCCGCGACCGGCACGGTCTCCTCGGGTACGGGCGTCTCGGGGGCCTCGGGGGTCTCGGATTCCTCCGGTGCCGGCTGCTCCATGACCGGCTGGGCGGCCGGTGTGGGCTCCGGCTGCGGGGTCAGTCGCCAGCCGGTGATGCCGGCGGCCACCAGCAGCAGGGGTACGCCGACCCCGACGGCCGTCCAGCGGAGGCGCGAGCCCATTCGGTCAAACAGCACCAAATCACTCTAAGGGATGCCGTGTTAAGAAGGGCCCCTTGTTATGCAGAAGGCGATAACAAGGGGCCCTTCCTTCCTGCTCAGCTCAGGCGGGCGCCCACGTGGATGGCGATCGCGTCGTGCGCGGGGACGGTGGCGGCGAACCAGCCGTTGCCGTCCACGGTGATCACCGGGCCGCTGCACGTCCCGTTGCTGTACGTGCCGTGGATGACGTCGCAGTACCGGCCGGCCGGCAGGCCGGTGTAGTAGGACCGGCCGCTGATCGCGAAGTCCTCGTCGTTGACGGTGAGGTAGCCCTTGCCGGCGCGGCTGAACGCGATGTGCTGGTAGCCGTTGTCGTACCAGTTGGCGACCCCGGCGCCCTCGGTGGCGTTGCGGAAACCGACCATGTTGGCGATGACCGGCCAGCGGTGCTCGCACTCCCAGCCGGAGTAGCAGGTCGTGTTGCGCGTCCGGCCGGAGGAGTCCTGGGGCGGGCCCTGGTCCCGGTTGCCGAAGGTGTAGCTGGACATGACCGTCGGCGACCCGTACGGCCAGGCCAGCATGAACGCGTTCGCGAGAGCGTAGATGCCCCGGTCGTTGTAGGTCAGCACCCCGCCGAAGTCGCGCTGGGTGTCGTGGTTGTCGACGAAGACCGCCGAGACCGAGCTGGGCAGGTGCCCCCAGCCCTCGCCGAAGTTGCGCAGGTAGGCCAGCCGCTCGGAGCGGAAGACGCGGGCCAGGTCCTTGCCGTATCGGAACTCGTGCACGTCACCGTTGCCGGTGTACTCGTTCGGCGTGATCGGCTCGCCGGCGCCGTAGATGACCTCCTGCACAATGTACGCGGACCGCGAGAGCTTGGCCTTGATCGCCGCGATGTCGGCCGCCGGCATGTGCTTGCTGGCGTCCATCCGGAACCCGTCCACGCCCAGCGACAGCAGGTCGTTGAGGTACGTGGCCAGCCGTGAGCGGACGTACTCCGACTCGGTCTTCAGGTCGGCGAGGTTGACCAGTTCACAGTTCTGGACCTCCCACCGGTCGCCGTAGTTGCTGATCTCGTTGCCCGGCCGCCCGCAGAAGTGGAAGTCCTGCGACTGGTAGATGCCGGGGTAGTCGTAGTGGCTGTACGACGACCCGGCCCACCCGGTGCCCGGGTTGTCCTGCCCGGACATGTGGTTGACCACCGCGTCGACGATCACCTTGACGCCGGCGGCGTGGCAGGTGTCCACCATCGACTTGAACTGGGCGCGGGTGCCCTTGCGGGACTCGATCCGGTAGCTGACCGGCTGGTAGGAGACCCACCACTCGGAGCGCCGGACGTGCTCCTGGGGCGGCGAGACCTGGACCCAGCCGTAACCCTTGGGGCCCAGGGTCGACTGGCACTCGCTCGCTACTGAGGTCCAGTTCCACTCGAAGAGGTTGGCGATGACCTTCTTGGTGCCGGCCGGGGCCGCGGCGGCCGGGGGTGCCGCCACGATGGCCGGGAGGAGCAGGCCGGCGATCACGCCCAGGGCGACGATCGCCGACGGGCGTCGACGTCGATGCATCGGATTCTCCCTACGGGGGTGTGGGGAAAGCAGGTGGTGGTGGAGCCGTGGGAGGGCTTCCAGGTTGCCGGTGTCTTGCACGCCGGGCTGAAAGTTTCCGAAACTTTACAAGCGTGTTGCAGGCGCTGTCAATG
This region includes:
- a CDS encoding site-2 protease family protein: MRASFRLGRIAGVPVGVNWSVLVIFLLIAWGLSANQFPRAYPDRPWIAYAAAGLAAAVVFFLGLLAHEISHAIVAKRNGLQVGGITLWLFGGVAELKGEAPNPGAELRIAGVGPLVSLLIGMFFGAIAVALALAGSEGLLLGALAWLAGINVLLAVFNVLPAAPLDGGRLLRAAVWKATGDRTKASVVAARAGWVLGALLIGLGFWQFFAGAGFGGLWLILIGWFLIGAAGMEERQARMGSALRGVRVADVMTPQPQTASGDLTVADFVDNYLFAYRHSALPLTEEGRPVGLVTLDRVRDVPVDRRGATTLAEVSCRADELVLASPDESLNDLLPRLSECADGRALVVADGRLVGIVSPSDISRAVQRGSMREQITGRR
- a CDS encoding PIN domain nuclease, translating into MSRELYLLDKSALARWPKSAVAPVLDELSERGLLAVCGAVEIEVIQSARTAKDAQRARWLLGGFHWLPMPDEVWDRAIDVQLQALHKGNHRALSMADLVIAATAERHGATVLHYDGDYDMITAITGQPTVWVVPAGTAD
- a CDS encoding alpha-amylase family protein, with amino-acid sequence MHRRRRPSAIVALGVIAGLLLPAIVAAPPAAAAPAGTKKVIANLFEWNWTSVASECQSTLGPKGYGWVQVSPPQEHVRRSEWWVSYQPVSYRIESRKGTRAQFKSMVDTCHAAGVKVIVDAVVNHMSGQDNPGTGWAGSSYSHYDYPGIYQSQDFHFCGRPGNEISNYGDRWEVQNCELVNLADLKTESEYVRSRLATYLNDLLSLGVDGFRMDASKHMPAADIAAIKAKLSRSAYIVQEVIYGAGEPITPNEYTGNGDVHEFRYGKDLARVFRSERLAYLRNFGEGWGHLPSSVSAVFVDNHDTQRDFGGVLTYNDRGIYALANAFMLAWPYGSPTVMSSYTFGNRDQGPPQDSSGRTRNTTCYSGWECEHRWPVIANMVGFRNATEGAGVANWYDNGYQHIAFSRAGKGYLTVNDEDFAISGRSYYTGLPAGRYCDVIHGTYSNGTCSGPVITVDGNGWFAATVPAHDAIAIHVGARLS
- a CDS encoding type II toxin-antitoxin system VapB family antitoxin; protein product: MSRTILDVDDELLAEAAKIFGTTTKKATVNAALKAAVDREKRREFADWLKSGGLPGLTGPTDVKPNAA
- a CDS encoding L,D-transpeptidase, whose product is MLFDRMGSRLRWTAVGVGVPLLLVAAGITGWRLTPQPEPTPAAQPVMEQPAPEESETPEAPETPVPEETVPVAAPAPDDLPVVDYDPAPRGFPADPEPLDPAPLTEGVHPTRRIAAYTAPGGKPVAFLAPTINDVELTMPVVERRSGWTAVLLPSANRTLAWLPPGGFTTVPLPDQIVVERRHHRLTWYRSGRAVRSWQVSLGQSGQETPLGRTFVLGRTEPPESVYGGVDIFALGAIPDDPDSVPAGLRGAHIGLHSWYHDGELGRNTTNGCIRLTKSGQRHLLSEVRPGTEVLVVDELPEPPPTA